The genomic window AAGGCGTTCTAAATCCGAAAACGGGAGAATATGTTTTGGTGCGAACCATGTCGTCTCAGCTACATTCTACCAGAATTTTCAATGAAAATTATTTTGCATTCATTGCCGCTTTAGAAGATATCGCAAAGCGAAAAATCAAATATGTAGCACTTCCAGGAGATTATACAGATGATGGCCAGCCAATTCACGTTCGCGGATTAGCCTCAATATTAGAACAATACACCAAAAAATACGGAATAGAATTCTTCATTACAACTGGAAACCATGATCCAGTTGGCCCTTTTGCTCAAGAATCAGGAAAAGAAGATTTTTTAGGAAAAGATGGTAAAAGTCAGCCCATTTTTAGCAAAGACGGTCTTTATAAGCCAAATCTAAACATCGAACAGCCTGTAGTTGTCACGGCCGATATTGCTAAAATGGGTTATTTAGGAATTACAGAGCAACTTCATGATTTTGGTTTTCATCCGAATAAAAAATACAAATTCTGGGCAACTCCATTTTCTACTTATTCAAGCGAAAATTATACATTCGAAAAAGCTTTAGAAAGTGCAAAATTGGCAAATCGCGTATACGAAGTAGCGTCAGGCTATGAAGTCCCTGACGTTAGCTATGTCGTAGAACCTATAGACGGACTTTGGCTGATGGCTATTGACGGAAATGTCTATATACCGAAAAAAAATGCTTCTGCTGAAAAAGATTCTAAGAATTACAGCGAAGCCAGTACAGGTTATAACAACGTGCTTTCGAACAAAAAACATCTCATAAAATGGGTTGAAACTATTTCGGCGGAAGCCAAAAAACAAGGAAAAACTTTAATCACTTTCAGTCATTTCCCTATGATTGATTTTAATGATGACGCTTCCGCAGAAATAAAAGAATTGCTCGGTCCTAACAAATGGCAGTTAAACCGTGTTCCTGTTGAAGAAGTCGCACAAGTTTTTGCAGATGCAGGATTAAAAATTCATTTTGGCGGACATATGCACATCAACGACACAGGAGTTAGAACTTCTGCAAAAGGAAACACTTTGGTTAATATTCAAACGCCATCGCTTGCGGCTTATATTCCAGCTTACAAACTATTGACTTTCAAAAAAGATAACCTTGTAGATATTCAAACCATTACTATTGATGATGTTCCGAGATACAACGAACTTTTTGATTTGTATAAAATGGAATATCAGTTTCTAGAAAGTCAGCATGCTCAAGACATTTGGAATATTGATATTTTAAAAATGAAAAACTATCACGATTTTACCGATTTTCATTTGAAAGAATTGGTTCGACTTCGATTCTTGAAAGACGATTGGCCTTCTGCTTTCAAAGATTTTATATTGAATGTTTCGGCGAAAGATTTACTAGTTTTAGCCAATATGCAATCAGATCAAGATTTTGATTTTATTCTTAAAAATAAAGATCAATTTCAGAAAGAATGGAATGAAGCCGAAGCTAAATCAGAAAAAAATTTAACTCAGAACAATCTCAAAAAAGACAATTTCACTTGGTCTGGTTATGATCTTCTGGTAGATTTTTATCGTTTTAGAAGTGCAGATGAATTGGCTTTAGCCGATGTTGGAATTCAAAGAGCAAAAGAATACAAAGTTTTGTCAAATTTATTTTTAGAAGGTTCTAAAGCTGATCTTTCGAAAGACACTGCGCTTCAGAAACAAATGAAATTATTTCTTATCATCTTCAATAAATTTATGCATGAAGTCCCAGCAGATCATTTTACAGTTAATTTGAAAAATGGTACGATTAAGAGCGTGAAATGATTTTTTTCTGTACAAGATGCATTTTTTAACGCAAAGAGCGCAAAGGTTTTTCGCAAAGTTCGCTGAGTATTTTGAGTAAGATTTTACAAATCAAAGTTCGCAAAGATTTATGAATTTAACTTTGTGAACTTTTTTATTTTATAAAATTTAGCTTAAAAAAACCTTAGCGAACTTTGCGAAAAACCTTTGTGAACTCTGCGCTACAAAAAAAAGGTCGTCAAAAAAATGACAACCTTTTCATCACATTAAAACCTAAAATTTAATGTATCTAAAACCATTATGGCAAATGGGTTAGTATTATTTTTTAATAAAACGTCTTACCGTTTTTATTCCGTTTTTTTCCACCGAAATAAGATAAATTCCTGTTTTTAAAGTTGAAACATCAATACTGTTATTGTTTACAGTTTGAGAAAAAACAGTTGCGCCGCCTTCTGTGTTGATGACATTTACATTCCCGCCAGAAACCTCTGTGCTAAAGTAAAGCTGACTTTCGGTTGGATTTGGATAAACTTCCAAACTTGCTATGGATTGTTCTGTAGTTGGTGCAGCTGCTCTTGCCGTTGAACCCGATTTAGTAATTTTAAACCAGTTTATATTGGCACCAGAAGCCTGAATGTAAATTCCGAAATTGTACGTTCCTGCATTTACGTTTACCGTCTGAGAAATCGTTTGCCAATTCTGCCATCCTCCCGTATTAGGCACATTAACAGCTCCAAGTTGAATTGCTCCAGCATTTAAATCAGAAGAAATTCTGGCACCGTTAACAGCACTTGCCACGCGGTATTCAATTACATAAGCTCCAGATGTTGGGAAATTAATATTGTAATACGCCATCCAGTCGCCTGTATCACAATATCCAACGTTTAAGCCACCGCCTGTATCGGTCGTTGCTTCGGTTTGAACACCGCTCATTGTATTGTAATTTTCGGCCTGAATTGTAGTTCCAGTTGCAGGAGGGTTACTTCCTGTAATTACCTGATTAATGGCATTCAACAATGATTTAGTTCCTGTTGCATCCTGAGACAATTCCCAAATCATAACTCCTCCCGCATTCTGAATCGCAAAAGTTGTTTTTTGCTTAATGGTTGGAATTCCGTTATAATAAATTGTATTTCCAACCTGATCCAAGTTTTCAGCTCCTGGATATTGTGCTACGATATTAGCATAAGAAATTCCCTGATTGGCAGAAGCTCCAAAACCGTAACCATAAAACGGAAGTCCGATAATAGCTTTGCTAGCAGGCAATCCTCTTCCTGTCCAATAATTAAACTGATTTACTGCCATGCTATAAGGAGAATGCTGACCCGGATTGTTTGGCGCCCAAGGCCCTGTTGCATCATAAGCCATGATATTGATCCAGTCGTAAGCCGCAAAAGTAGATGAAGGTACATTGGCACCACCATATCCTTCTGAAAGCGCTGCTGAAATCAATTTTCCATTGGCATGCAATTTATTAGCCAAAGCGATTACAAATCCGCCGTAATCTCCATTAATTGCTGGACCTTCCAAATCAACGTCTACTCCATCAAAATTGTGAGCCACCACATAATCGTAGATTTTCTGGATAAAAGCCGTTCTGTTTGCTGGCGTAATCAGATTAAAATAATTGTCGCGAATTGCGCCGCCTTCTGAAACTGAACCTCCTCCAAGCGATACAAAAACTTTTACGTTTTGCGCGTGCGCCGCATTGATAATAGCATTACTTCCTGAATTAAAACTTAAGTAACCATTGGCATCAGGATTTTCGAACGCAATATTAATATGCGTCAATTTACTGTACTGAATTGTACTAGAAAAAGCATTTAAATCAACCCAATTTGGGACATAAGCGACAACTTTCTTTTGGGCTGCCAAAAAATTAAAAACACCCAGCATTAAAATAATCATGCATTTCTGCAGCATTCTTCGGTAATTGTTTTTCATAATAATTGTTTTAATAGATTAATAAACTCGTAAACATGGGACGGTTATTTGAGTTGTATATTTTTTATTCTAGATTTCAGACTTTAGATTTTAGATTTAATTTGAAATCTAATTTCGTAGAACTAACACTACCTAAATTAGCATCTAAACTCTAAAGCCTGAGATCACTTTTTAAAACTATTTCTTTATGAATCGCTTGATTGTTTGTTTGCCGTCTTTTTCAAAAACTATAAAATAGATTCCTTTTCTGAGGTGCGAAACATCAAAACTATTATTATTGATTTTTTGTGAAACTACAGTAGATCCCGTTTGAGAATCCACAATTTTTGCAGTTCCTCCAGAAAGATCTGTCGTAACAAAAAGGGTGTTTTCAACTGGACTTGGATACACATTTAAAACCGTTTCTTCTGGTTCTTCTACTGTTTCAGTTGCGACCATTCTAGCTGTTCCTGCCACTTTTGTGATTTTAATCCAGTTAATGTTCATTCCGGTATTCTGAATGTAGATTCCGAAATTATATGCACCCGCATTTACATTTACGGTTTGCGAAACCGTTTGCCAGTTCTGCCATCCTCCTGTATTCGGAATATCAACATTTCCTAAAACGATGGCTCCAGCATTTAAATCTGCAGATAATCTTCCGCCTGTAACTGCGCTTGCTACTCGGTATTCAATTAAATAAGAACCTGTTGTTGGGAAATTAATGCTGTTATACGCCAGCCAATCGCCTGTTTCGGTGTAACCAACATTTGATCCTCCGCCAGTATCTGTAGTCGCTTCAACTTGAATTCCGCTCATGGCTGAATAATCTTCGGCTTGAATTAAAATGGAAGTTTGAGAAGATGTTGCTGGAACTAGTTTCCATTGTCCACAAGTCTGATTGTTGTTATCCCATTGTTGCACAATTGCGCCAGAAGCCGTACTTGCTCCTGCTACCTCAACAATTCTTCCGCTGTGACGAGCAACAATTTTGTAATAACCATCGCCAGTAGAAACTAAAATAAACTGCTGATTTGTAGTTGCATTGTATGGATATTGTTCTACTCTTGCACCATTGGCTTTATTGAAATTATTGATATCCATTGACATACCACTATGATTAGCAATGATTTTATACATTCCGTCGCCTAAATGCGTAAAAGTAAATTTCTGATTGTTTCCAGAATTCAAAGCTCCCTGATTGATTCCTGCTCCATTTGACATGCTAGAATTCCAAACGTCCATGTATAAACCGCTATTTCTGTTTTGAAGAAAGAAAGTCTGATTTCCTAAAGTTGTCGTTCCGTTTGCAATAATTCTAATCGAACTCACTTTATCATTCCAAGTCGTATTCAAACAAGAATTATCAGAATTGATTACTGTTGAAGCTCCGCCAAAATTATCATCTTGATATAAAATCGCTTGATAACCTTGAGTAATTTTTAGTGAAGAAATATCATCGTTTAAAACTCCTAAAGAATTTAAACGAGCCAGATTGTAATCTCCAATTGTCAAGCCTCCTGAAAATCCTGTATAATTGCAATCTTTATAAACTGTAATAACATCTGTTGTAGCTGGAACCGTAGGCGTTGTAAGTCCGTAATACCCCCCAAATGTTGCAATAACTTTGGTTGGCTGTGGCGAATGAAGCGACGGCGATTGATCTGCAACATCATCATACGCAAATCCGTAAGCCAAATTATCAATATTAATTCCTGGCAAATGCCAAAATTTAGAATAATGATTGGTTGGGTTTGTCTGATAATATTTTGATGCATCGTACCAATTCTGCTGTCCTGGATTTGCCGTTGTAGTATTTACAACATGTCGATTAATTGCGGCTGTCAATTGTGCCTGAATTACTAAATCCAAATCTCCATCAACCAATCTTCTATCCAAAACACCTTTTCCTTCAAGAGCTTCTTGCGTAGTTGGTCGGTTTTGAACGCGTCCAGTTCTTCCAATAAAAGCTCCAGATTGTCCCACCATTTCTAATTGTTCTCCAATAACTCTTCCTTTAAAAACTCCTGCATCTCCTGCATAAAAGATCAAATCTTCATTTTTGTATTTGTTCCAAATGGCATCGATATACGATTTTAAATAATTGGCGTATGGCCCTGATCCTTCAGCATAAGCTGGAGTTTTAGATGGAGCCGTAATTTCTCCCGTTGCATCGTTTACACAACCTTGAAATTCTGCTGGAACATTCGCTTTAAAAGCGGCAACAATATCAGCGTGTTTTTTCAAATCGCCTACTTTCTTTTGGTAGCCGTTTGCGCCTAACAGCTCCAATCCCATTGGATATTTGTATGAATCTACTCTTGTTGGATTTCCGAAGAAACCGTATTGATTATTAGTCAATTCGATCATTTCATACAAAATTCCCTGATTAGGATCTGTAGCATTCTGCGGATTTGGCGATGCATATCCCGAGGGCGCACCGCTGGCACCGAAAAAGTAAAAATACAATTGAGAGCCTTTAGAAATAAAAACTCTACAACCTGCAATTAAAGGTAAAGTGAAAGTTTTGTTTGGAATTTCACTCAGCTTGGTAAAACAGGCTGCGTATTTTGAGTTTTGCCCCGGACCTGTATTTCCGCCATAAGTTGGTCCTGTAACGGTATTGTAAGAAGCATTCATTGGCAAAACCTGACTTGTTTTGGCATTTACCCAAACATGGTTTCCTGTGGTATAGTCAATTCCGACAATCGCCACATAAAGATCGCTGTCTGCGAAAGTGGAATTATTACTAATTGTAAATGGCACAGGCCCTTGAGCATGCGTCAGGCTTGAAAACACTAAAAAGAGTGCTGTCAATAAAGAAAATCTTTGAAGTCTAATTTTTTTCATATTTAAATAATTTGGGATTAATAAATAGATTTTAAACCAAAGCCATTTTCAAATTAATGACTAAATAATCCGTTAGGTGCAATTGGCATTTCGTTAAATTGCACCCAACGGATTTAAAAATTACTTCTTAATCAGCTTCTTAGTCCAGTTTTTTTGATCTGATTTGAAGTTTAGAATATAAATTCCTCTACGAAGTTTACTTACGTCAATTACGCTTTCATTTCCTTGAGGTTTGTTCTGTAAAATCAAAGTTCCTGTGTTGTCATAAATGGTAATCACTTTATTGTCTAAGTTCTCAGGAGATGAAACTTGAACATAATTATTCGTCGGATTTGGATAGACTGCAAAAACAGCTTCTTCCGTTTGAGGTTCTTCTTCAACATTCAAAGCCATTCTAGCTGTTGATGAAGATCCGTAAGCTTCAATTTCATACAATGAATATCCGTAAGGAGCCAAAGCTTTTGCTGTACATAAAATACGCAGATATCTTCCTGTTCCGCTTACCGCTAAATCATCAGTTCCGCCATCGCTTGCTGTTTGCGTATTGATAGTTTCACTTTCTGTAAAAACATTATCTGCAGACAACTGCACTTTGTATTGCGTTGCATAAGCTGCCTCCCATTTTAATACCACACGGTTAAGAGTATAGCTGCTTCCTAAATCAACATAAATCCATTCTGTAGCATTAGCAAAAGAACTTGCCCATCTTGATGCTGCGCCATCTCCGTCTGTAGCTTTACTAGCAGAAAGCGTTACATTTTCTTCTGTAGAAGCTGTTGCTGTTTTTCCTAAAGCTAAATTCACATTCGGGTTCGCTGTAATATTTCTAACCGTTACATCGCTGAAAACTCCTGTTGCTAATGTTCCGTTAGCGTGAGATGTAACTGCCATTCCCACATAAATTGTGTTCGCCATTGCAATTGTTTTTGGTGTTCCAACTTGTGTCCATGTAGTTCCGTTATCAGAAGCATAAGAAGTAAATACATTTCCAGATCTTACCAAACGAACCCATTTTGGAGCTGCTCCTGTTGTAACCGTAGCAGTCGTTGCTCCCGAAGTAGTATCGCGAGTTAAAAATTCAATTCCTGCTGCAGCGCTTGCATCTGTCATAGCATGTTTTGAAGTTGCTGTAAGTGTTTCACGGAACATTACACCTGCCTTTGCATAAGTGTTAGTGTTGGTTAACGAATTTACTTTAGCAATAATTTCAGCATCTCCCGTAATTGGCTGATTCACAAATTGAAATTGATCACTTGTGTCCCAAATATCATTTCCTGCTCCTTTGACGGTATAAGTTCCGCTTGAGTGTGTCGCTTCTCCTGCTGGCGTAACTGCACCTAAATCGGTACTAATCCAAGGCGAAGGCAATCCTGCCGGAGTTTCTGTAGACACTAAATTTAAAGCTCTTAAATTGTCAAAATAATAAGTGTTTCCAGAATTAGTTCCTGGTTCAAACAAGAAAACAAAACGGTTTACATCAGTATCTGGCGTCGAAGCATCTGGCGTACTTACATACGTAAAAGTAATAGTATGCCAAGCATTGCTTTGTTTTACAACTCCCTGATAAATACTGTGTCTTCCAACAGGATAATTGGACGGAACCGAAGCGCTGCTTTCTGCCTGCCAAGAAATGATTGATCCAACTGGCGCAGAAGTGTAAACATCCATCGCGAATTTTTTTGTTCCTGCTTTAAAATCTCCAATGTTGTTTAGAGTCGTGTTGAATGAAAAATTATCATACAATTCAATCGATTTACGAACGTATTTTCCAACATTAGAAGAAGTATTGATTCCGCTTGCATTTGGATTTGCTGTGTTTGCTGTATAAGTTCCAATTGCATCTCTAAATGTAATATTGTGAATCGTTTGATAATCTTCATACACTACACCTGCCGTAAAAGTATCTGGAAGTTTGGTTGAGCCAATTCTGATGTTATCAAAATAGTATGTATCATTTGTAAACGATCCAGAATTAAACAATAAAACCATTTGGTTCACTGCTAAGTTTGAAGTTCCAGCATCCGGACTGGAATTATAGTAAAAAGTTAATGTTTCCCATTGGTTTTGTTTGGTTGTAATGGCTACGTAATTACTATTTCTTCCTGTCGGATAATTTGCTGGAAGCGAAGTGGCGCTGTTTTCAAAATTCATGCTTACAACCGTACCAATTGGTGCTGTTGTATAGACATCGATCATGATTTTATTCGTCTGATTTTTAAATAAACCAGCATCTT from Flavobacterium sp. KACC 22763 includes these protein-coding regions:
- a CDS encoding metallophosphoesterase family protein, which produces MNSRYTILYILVLLVFFNNTASAQKVKNLNGTQIAFLSDVHLQDLFGKLSDSDYKGVLNPKTGEYVLVRTMSSQLHSTRIFNENYFAFIAALEDIAKRKIKYVALPGDYTDDGQPIHVRGLASILEQYTKKYGIEFFITTGNHDPVGPFAQESGKEDFLGKDGKSQPIFSKDGLYKPNLNIEQPVVVTADIAKMGYLGITEQLHDFGFHPNKKYKFWATPFSTYSSENYTFEKALESAKLANRVYEVASGYEVPDVSYVVEPIDGLWLMAIDGNVYIPKKNASAEKDSKNYSEASTGYNNVLSNKKHLIKWVETISAEAKKQGKTLITFSHFPMIDFNDDASAEIKELLGPNKWQLNRVPVEEVAQVFADAGLKIHFGGHMHINDTGVRTSAKGNTLVNIQTPSLAAYIPAYKLLTFKKDNLVDIQTITIDDVPRYNELFDLYKMEYQFLESQHAQDIWNIDILKMKNYHDFTDFHLKELVRLRFLKDDWPSAFKDFILNVSAKDLLVLANMQSDQDFDFILKNKDQFQKEWNEAEAKSEKNLTQNNLKKDNFTWSGYDLLVDFYRFRSADELALADVGIQRAKEYKVLSNLFLEGSKADLSKDTALQKQMKLFLIIFNKFMHEVPADHFTVNLKNGTIKSVK
- a CDS encoding glycosyl hydrolase family 18 protein, with product MKNNYRRMLQKCMIILMLGVFNFLAAQKKVVAYVPNWVDLNAFSSTIQYSKLTHINIAFENPDANGYLSFNSGSNAIINAAHAQNVKVFVSLGGGSVSEGGAIRDNYFNLITPANRTAFIQKIYDYVVAHNFDGVDVDLEGPAINGDYGGFVIALANKLHANGKLISAALSEGYGGANVPSSTFAAYDWINIMAYDATGPWAPNNPGQHSPYSMAVNQFNYWTGRGLPASKAIIGLPFYGYGFGASANQGISYANIVAQYPGAENLDQVGNTIYYNGIPTIKQKTTFAIQNAGGVMIWELSQDATGTKSLLNAINQVITGSNPPATGTTIQAENYNTMSGVQTEATTDTGGGLNVGYCDTGDWMAYYNINFPTSGAYVIEYRVASAVNGARISSDLNAGAIQLGAVNVPNTGGWQNWQTISQTVNVNAGTYNFGIYIQASGANINWFKITKSGSTARAAAPTTEQSIASLEVYPNPTESQLYFSTEVSGGNVNVINTEGGATVFSQTVNNNSIDVSTLKTGIYLISVEKNGIKTVRRFIKK
- a CDS encoding beta-1,3-glucanase family protein; translation: MKKIRLQRFSLLTALFLVFSSLTHAQGPVPFTISNNSTFADSDLYVAIVGIDYTTGNHVWVNAKTSQVLPMNASYNTVTGPTYGGNTGPGQNSKYAACFTKLSEIPNKTFTLPLIAGCRVFISKGSQLYFYFFGASGAPSGYASPNPQNATDPNQGILYEMIELTNNQYGFFGNPTRVDSYKYPMGLELLGANGYQKKVGDLKKHADIVAAFKANVPAEFQGCVNDATGEITAPSKTPAYAEGSGPYANYLKSYIDAIWNKYKNEDLIFYAGDAGVFKGRVIGEQLEMVGQSGAFIGRTGRVQNRPTTQEALEGKGVLDRRLVDGDLDLVIQAQLTAAINRHVVNTTTANPGQQNWYDASKYYQTNPTNHYSKFWHLPGINIDNLAYGFAYDDVADQSPSLHSPQPTKVIATFGGYYGLTTPTVPATTDVITVYKDCNYTGFSGGLTIGDYNLARLNSLGVLNDDISSLKITQGYQAILYQDDNFGGASTVINSDNSCLNTTWNDKVSSIRIIANGTTTLGNQTFFLQNRNSGLYMDVWNSSMSNGAGINQGALNSGNNQKFTFTHLGDGMYKIIANHSGMSMDINNFNKANGARVEQYPYNATTNQQFILVSTGDGYYKIVARHSGRIVEVAGASTASGAIVQQWDNNNQTCGQWKLVPATSSQTSILIQAEDYSAMSGIQVEATTDTGGGSNVGYTETGDWLAYNSINFPTTGSYLIEYRVASAVTGGRLSADLNAGAIVLGNVDIPNTGGWQNWQTVSQTVNVNAGAYNFGIYIQNTGMNINWIKITKVAGTARMVATETVEEPEETVLNVYPSPVENTLFVTTDLSGGTAKIVDSQTGSTVVSQKINNNSFDVSHLRKGIYFIVFEKDGKQTIKRFIKK
- a CDS encoding family 16 glycosylhydrolase, whose translation is MKENDFFFGRPPKSNSYLFKQFCVAVLFLLLPFVKTQAQCNTLVWSDEFNGTTVDLTKWQSISGNGCPSLCGFGNAEAQRYDPNQATIVKEGANSYLNIQAKYEPNASFPDQPYASSKLTTEGKYSLKYGRVEARMKLSNGQGAWPAFWMLPVNGNWPYTGEIDIMEAKHRNPQSVDGTIHYDGNGYHFTGRSYSSPTDLSSDFHVYAVEWGPNYIKWFVDDVLFHTATPNTTVNGGWPFNDSQFYIILNLAVGSAGTPYTSVNGAGVAPVPGDFPAKLQVDYVRVYDGSFKYAVTGDNKVYQNETSKTYSVNAIAGATYNWTVPAGATIASGQGTNSITVNWGTSGGDVSVAATVSGCNVNTYKLAVTTEAALPVEKIHEDFQSNRNVLYPVKTGVLTEAVANPSATGINTSALVGKYVRNSSELYDVLNIRNVTITNANDYVYGRKRLSFDIYTSAPVGTKISMQLENSNVTTATNYPSGRHSGFKATTTVQNKWETIEFEFEKVIDPNTSALAINNVVILFESNSNSGATYYFDNLLTKAAPEKPIIATDVLQNYDGANKIIKGTTTGTYSVVANPGSNSVNSSANVAKYVRNASEQYDVLFFNTQTSIEDAGLFKNQTNKIMIDVYTTAPIGTVVSMNFENSATSLPANYPTGRNSNYVAITTKQNQWETLTFYYNSSPDAGTSNLAVNQMVLLFNSGSFTNDTYYFDNIRIGSTKLPDTFTAGVVYEDYQTIHNITFRDAIGTYTANTANPNASGINTSSNVGKYVRKSIELYDNFSFNTTLNNIGDFKAGTKKFAMDVYTSAPVGSIISWQAESSASVPSNYPVGRHSIYQGVVKQSNAWHTITFTYVSTPDASTPDTDVNRFVFLFEPGTNSGNTYYFDNLRALNLVSTETPAGLPSPWISTDLGAVTPAGEATHSSGTYTVKGAGNDIWDTSDQFQFVNQPITGDAEIIAKVNSLTNTNTYAKAGVMFRETLTATSKHAMTDASAAAGIEFLTRDTTSGATTATVTTGAAPKWVRLVRSGNVFTSYASDNGTTWTQVGTPKTIAMANTIYVGMAVTSHANGTLATGVFSDVTVRNITANPNVNLALGKTATASTEENVTLSASKATDGDGAASRWASSFANATEWIYVDLGSSYTLNRVVLKWEAAYATQYKVQLSADNVFTESETINTQTASDGGTDDLAVSGTGRYLRILCTAKALAPYGYSLYEIEAYGSSSTARMALNVEEEPQTEEAVFAVYPNPTNNYVQVSSPENLDNKVITIYDNTGTLILQNKPQGNESVIDVSKLRRGIYILNFKSDQKNWTKKLIKK